In a single window of the Bacteroidota bacterium genome:
- a CDS encoding redoxin family protein translates to MLHSFARHMLELLLVAGVLHTAPVVAQDAGQQASNFSLLSVSGVDVTLDQFKGKYVVLEWMNFRCRTVDALYKNRVLPTMQAELKAQDIVWLSIVSEAQGKQGQVATEKMQRQIEKRGGNQDAVLLDITGHVGQAYGATVSPYLVVINPEGAIIYQGAFDNQPPGEEMDDDMPAINYVTDALEAAQKGEMVPYPVTEAYGCPIRYDR, encoded by the coding sequence ATGCTTCACTCATTTGCCAGGCACATGCTTGAGTTGCTGCTCGTTGCAGGCGTACTTCATACCGCTCCAGTGGTAGCACAGGATGCCGGCCAGCAAGCAAGTAACTTCTCTCTGCTTAGCGTCTCAGGCGTAGACGTCACCCTCGATCAATTCAAAGGGAAATATGTGGTGTTAGAATGGATGAACTTCCGGTGCCGTACCGTTGATGCCCTGTATAAGAACCGTGTATTGCCAACCATGCAGGCCGAGCTCAAAGCCCAGGACATCGTCTGGTTGTCTATAGTATCTGAGGCACAGGGCAAACAGGGACAGGTGGCCACCGAGAAAATGCAACGGCAAATCGAGAAACGGGGTGGAAACCAGGATGCTGTATTGTTAGATATTACAGGACATGTGGGGCAGGCCTATGGCGCAACAGTATCCCCGTATCTTGTTGTGATTAATCCGGAAGGCGCAATTATTTATCAGGGCGCTTTCGATAACCAGCCCCCGGGTGAAGAAATGGATGATGATATGCCGGCAATCAACTACGTAACCGATGCGCTTGAGGCTGCGCAAAAAGGGGAGATGGTACCGTATCCGGTAACAGAAGCGTATGGTTGTCCAATTCGGTACGACCGCTAA